The genomic window TGACGGTGTCTGCGAAGAAGTAGCCTTCGTCCTCGTAACGGATGTTCCGGAGAGCCTCCCGGGCCCTCCGTTGGGCCTCCTTGGTGGAGAGGAGACGGACACGGGAGAGTTCATGGTAGGTCTCCACGATGGCGAGACCTATACTGAGCCGTTTCTCGAGTTCGGATCTGATCTCTTCCTTCTCTTCTCGTATGCGGGCCTCTACGCTCTGGTAGTGACGGGTGTACAGGTCGGAGATCCGCCGGATCTCGGACCGGAGCAGGGTTTCTGCGTGATCGATGTCCTGTTGCGGGAACGACAAGGTGAGCAGGAAAGGAAAGGCTGCGAGGATGATGAGATAGAGAGGGAAGAGGATTCTGTACCACTTCATCCTACCTACCATAGTATAGAGGACTCCGGTGGCGTGCAAGCGTTTTTTGGGTGGGTTCGTTGCAATCCATCCCTGCTCCCACTACACTATAGGTGCACATGAAAGGTGTGTCCTGTGTCCTGCTCCTCTCCCTTGTCGTGGGGATCCTGAGCGGGGAGGAGGGGTTCGTCCTTCCCCATGAGCTTTCCTCGGGATGGACCCTCGTCCCCCTCTTCCCGGGTGGTGGACCCCAGGATGTCTCGCTTCCCCTCGATTATCGACCCGCCGGACCGCGGGGAGAGATCCTCCTCCGCTGTACGTTCACCCTCCCCTCGTCTCCCACGGAGCCGGTGTACCTCCTGGTGGATCGTCTTCCGGGAGCCTACCGCTACATCTTGAACGGCGTGTTCCTCGACGAAGAGGGAGGGTTCCCTCCACGGTTCGCCCATTCGAGGAGGGATATCTATGTGCGGTACATCCCCCCCATGCAGCTCAGGGAGGAGAACGAGCTCGTCATCGTGGCCTATGAGGAGAGGAGCAGGATACGTATCCGACGCGTGGCCCTCGTGGACGAGAGGGAAGCCTTCCTTGTGCGGAACGTGCGCAATGTCCTCAACGCCCGCATCTACGGGTATTTCGCGTTCCTGAGTCTCTTCGTCTCTCTCTACTTCTTCGGTCTCTACGCGAACCGGAGGAGGGAGCGGGGGTTCTTCTTCTATGCGGTGAGCAATCTGGGGATCGCCCTCTATTTCGTGCGCATGGCATCCCCCCTCGCCTTTCTGCCCCCCGTCCTCAGCTACTCGGTCTCGAAGGCTGGGCTCATCGTCTCCCTGGGATATCTGTTCGTCTTCTATTTCGAATTCTTCTCGCTCCGGGGTTCGGATCGTCTCAAACGGTATGTCCTCACCCTCGTTTGGGTGGTGGGAGGGTTCATGGTGCTCGTGCCTCAGACCCTCCAGGATGCGGAACGCGTGTTCGCGTCATCCCTCGTGCTCGGGTTCGCCTTCCTCGTGTCATACGTGGTAATAAGTATCATCATCTTCCGGCATGGAGCACGGGAAGGGGGATTCCTCCTCATCGGTACCGGTCTCCTCGTGCTCCTGGGAGGGCACGATATCGTCTACAAGGTGATGGGTCGGGAACCGTTCGTATGGCTCCAGGGGATAGGGATCTTCATCTTCGAGGCCATGATCTTCATCACGCTCGCTTCGCGCACCATGCGGGTGTACGCGAGGCTCGAGGAGTACTCCACGGGGATCGAAGAGGAGGTGGCGCGGAGGACCCGGGAGCTCAGAGAGGCGAACCGGCTCCTCGAGAAGGCGAACCGGGCCAAGAGCGAGTTCCTCGCCAACGTGAGCCACGAGATGCGGACCCCGCTCCACGCGATCATGGGTTTCGCCGAGGCCCTCAAGGGAGAGCAGGATCCGAGGGAGCGTGAGGGACACCTCCAGCTCCTGCTCTCGGAGGCTCAGCGTCTCAAGGTGCTCATCGACGAGATCCTGGACGTGGAGAAGATGGAGCAGGGGAAGCTCACGCTCGATGAGAGTCCGTTCAACCTCCACGAGGTGGTGGGGTATGTGTGCAGGGTGATGGAGGAGAATGCGCGAAGGAAGGGGCTCTCGTTCTCTTTCGAGATAGAGGACGGTGTGCCCGTGTGGGTGGTGGGGGATCCGTTCAGGTTGCAACAGGTGATCATGAACCTCGTGGGGAATGCGGTGAAGTTCACCGAGGAGGGGGGGGTGCGGGTGAGGGTGGGGTGTGTGGAGGAGGGGGAAGGGCGTTGGATCGAGGTCGAGGTGCGGGATACGGGGATAGGGATACCGGAGGAGATGCGGGAGAAGGTCTTCGAGAGTTTCGTCCAGGCAGATACGAGCACTACCCGGCGGTACGGTGGGTCGGGATTGGGGATGACGATCGCGCGGGAGCTCGTGCGGCTCATGGGAGGGGACGTATGGCTCGAGAGCGAGGTGGGAAAGGGGACGAGGGTGTGGTTCAGGATCCCCTGTGTGGAGGCGATGGCCGGGGTGGAGGCGGAAGGTGGAGCCCTGGAGGAGGGGACGAGGGGAGTGCTGGAGGGCCACCGCATCCTGGTGGTCGAGGACTACATGCCCAACCAGAAGATCGTCTCCCTCGTGCTCTCGGAGGCGGGGGCCGAGGTGGAGGTGGCGGTGAACGGGAGAGAGGCGCTGGAGAAGGTGGCGCAGGGACGGTACGACCTGGTGCTCATGGATGTCCACATGCCGGTGATGGACGGACTGGAGGCCACGCGGCGTATCAGGGCCCTGGTGGGAGGGGATCTCCCCATCGTGGGGCTCACGGCCGATGCCTACCGGGAGGACGTGCGGCGGTGCAGGGAGGCGGGGATGGACGGGGTCCTCATAAAACCGATCCGCCGGAAGGAGATGGTCGAGGAGGTGCGGCGGCTGCTCTCGGGACGCGGGGGATCGGAGGGGGAGGAGGACGCCCGGGAAGGGATCGGGGCGTTCGTGGAGGAGTTCGGCGATCTCCGGGAACGGGCCTTCGAGATACTGGAAGGATTCCTGGATGAGGCGGAGCGCCAGTGGGAGAGGATCGAAGGTGCCTGGGAAGGGCGGGATTGGGAGGCCCTCCACCGGGAGGTGCACGCCCTCAAGGGGGGAGCGGCCAACCTCTACGCCCGGTCGCTCCGGGACGCGGCCCTCGCGGCACAGGAGGCGGCGAGGCAGCACGACGAGGGAAGGATGCCCGACCTACTCGATGCGGTACGGAGGGAGCTCTCCCGTCTCCAGGAGGAGATCAGGACGTTTCTCGCAGGGCGCGGCGGTGGAGAGCCGGGAGGATGAAGGATGAGAAGATGCCCATCGCGAGGACGAGTATGGCGGCATCCACGCCGAAGAAGACCCGCACCGAGGTGTGCTCTATGATGATGCCTCCGGCGAGCCCTCCGATGGAGGCGCCCAGGCCCCATGCGAACTGCTGGAGGTTCTGGTAGGTCGCACGCAGCGTGTGATGGGACAATCCGTCCACGATGGAGATGTGTCCCAGGTAGTAGAAGGCGTACCCGCACCCGTGGAGGATCTGGACAAGGACGAAGAGGAGGGCGGATGACCCCTGCGGGATGAGCAGGAAGAGGACGAGCTTGAGGGCATGGAGCCCCACACCCATGAGGAAGAGGGAGCTCATACCCCAGCGCGCGAGCAACCTCCTGCCCAGGTACATGAGGGGGATCTCGGGGAGGCTCGCCACTGCGAACGAGAGACCCATGAGGAGGTAGCTCACCTCGGATTCCTCCATGAGGTAGGTGGTGAAGCTGTAGCTCCCCATCACGCTGAAGCCCACCAGGAAGATGACGGAGAGGTAGCCGAAGAAGAGGCGGTCCTTGAGGAGGTGTTCCCATCTCGTGGGCTCGGAGGTGCGGGGTGTCCCACTGGGGGGAAGGGCGATGAAGGCGAAGAGGAGGAGTCCGGTCACGTGGACCGCGATGGGGTAGACGAGCTTTCCGGTGAGCTGGAGGAGGATGCCGCTCGCCACGAGGCTGAAGGCCCAGGCGAACGAGCCCATCCAACGGATGGTTCCGTAGTTACGGGCGTTGCCCTCCGCATGGTGGAAGTAGGCGAGGATCTGTGCGTCGAGGAGGGGGATGATGGGGCGCATGAATATGCCCCTCAGGACGCTCCCCGCGATCACGAGGGCGTACGCGAGGCCGTAATAGGAAGGGGGGAGGAACCAGAGCACCATGTAGAGGAAACTTCCCAGGGCGTACATGAGTCCCGAGATGGAGAGGAGCCTGTTCTCCGCATGAAAGGTGTCGGCGATATAGCCTGCCGCCGGCGAGGCGACGAGGCCCGCGAGCCCGGAGACGAGGAAGAGCCCCCCTATGAGACTGTAGGCGGGGCTGCCGTCGGGGTAGAGGAGCACCTCCTTCAAGTAGAGGGTGAGGAAGGGAAGGGCGCTCCCCCCTGCGAAGAAGTAAAAGAACTGGAGGAGATAGAGTCTGAACTTCTCCGAGGGGGCTCCCATGTGCGAGTCTCCGGATCATGTACAGGGTGTGCTAGGCGAGGAGCATCTTCCGGATCTGGGCCTTTACCTGGGAGAGATGCTGTTCATACTGTGCCCTCACCTGGCCGATGTGCTGTCTGAAGGCCGCCTGGTATTCGGGATCGGTCTCCGGGGCGACCTTCACGGGCATGCCGAGTTGCTGGGAGAGGAGCGTCTCTTTCTCCCGGAACCTGGGTGCGAACTGCTGGAGGAGGGCCGTCTCAACCTGCCGGTAGGTGGCCAGATACTGGGAGAAGAACTGCGAGAGCTGTTGCTCGAGCATGCCGAAGAGAGGGGCCTCTCCGAGCACCTTCCTCAGCCCCTCCATGACGAGGGGAAGCCGCTCGAGCTCCTCCTCTCGTGAAGGAAGGGTGAGGTTGGCGAGGAATGTCTCCACGGATCCTTTCACGAACCATGACCGCTGTTCGGCGGAAAGCCCTTTGAGTTCCTTCTTTATGTCGAACTCGCGGTCCTCGAGAAAACGGGCGGCGCTCTGCTTGCCCTTCGTGATCCACCGTTCCTCTTCGAGCTTTCCCTTGTCGGGCTCTATCGCGGCAGCCCGCTCGAGGGCCTTCTCCAGTGCCGATTTTATCTCTCCCATGTGCTATAGAATGCGCATGAAGGGGGACGCCTGTCAAGTGTAACAGCGGAAAAATCCTTGTTCGGTCACCACATACGCCACCCGCACGTCGTGTTCTTCCTCGGGGACCGCTTCCACCACCTGGCACCCGAAGCACACCCCCACCGCCCGCGCCTCCC from Spirochaeta thermophila DSM 6192 includes these protein-coding regions:
- a CDS encoding MFS transporter, with translation MGAPSEKFRLYLLQFFYFFAGGSALPFLTLYLKEVLLYPDGSPAYSLIGGLFLVSGLAGLVASPAAGYIADTFHAENRLLSISGLMYALGSFLYMVLWFLPPSYYGLAYALVIAGSVLRGIFMRPIIPLLDAQILAYFHHAEGNARNYGTIRWMGSFAWAFSLVASGILLQLTGKLVYPIAVHVTGLLLFAFIALPPSGTPRTSEPTRWEHLLKDRLFFGYLSVIFLVGFSVMGSYSFTTYLMEESEVSYLLMGLSFAVASLPEIPLMYLGRRLLARWGMSSLFLMGVGLHALKLVLFLLIPQGSSALLFVLVQILHGCGYAFYYLGHISIVDGLSHHTLRATYQNLQQFAWGLGASIGGLAGGIIIEHTSVRVFFGVDAAILVLAMGIFSSFILPALHRRALRETS
- a CDS encoding DUF6657 family protein, translated to MGEIKSALEKALERAAAIEPDKGKLEEERWITKGKQSAARFLEDREFDIKKELKGLSAEQRSWFVKGSVETFLANLTLPSREEELERLPLVMEGLRKVLGEAPLFGMLEQQLSQFFSQYLATYRQVETALLQQFAPRFREKETLLSQQLGMPVKVAPETDPEYQAAFRQHIGQVRAQYEQHLSQVKAQIRKMLLA
- a CDS encoding ATP-binding protein; protein product: MKGVSCVLLLSLVVGILSGEEGFVLPHELSSGWTLVPLFPGGGPQDVSLPLDYRPAGPRGEILLRCTFTLPSSPTEPVYLLVDRLPGAYRYILNGVFLDEEGGFPPRFAHSRRDIYVRYIPPMQLREENELVIVAYEERSRIRIRRVALVDEREAFLVRNVRNVLNARIYGYFAFLSLFVSLYFFGLYANRRRERGFFFYAVSNLGIALYFVRMASPLAFLPPVLSYSVSKAGLIVSLGYLFVFYFEFFSLRGSDRLKRYVLTLVWVVGGFMVLVPQTLQDAERVFASSLVLGFAFLVSYVVISIIIFRHGAREGGFLLIGTGLLVLLGGHDIVYKVMGREPFVWLQGIGIFIFEAMIFITLASRTMRVYARLEEYSTGIEEEVARRTRELREANRLLEKANRAKSEFLANVSHEMRTPLHAIMGFAEALKGEQDPREREGHLQLLLSEAQRLKVLIDEILDVEKMEQGKLTLDESPFNLHEVVGYVCRVMEENARRKGLSFSFEIEDGVPVWVVGDPFRLQQVIMNLVGNAVKFTEEGGVRVRVGCVEEGEGRWIEVEVRDTGIGIPEEMREKVFESFVQADTSTTRRYGGSGLGMTIARELVRLMGGDVWLESEVGKGTRVWFRIPCVEAMAGVEAEGGALEEGTRGVLEGHRILVVEDYMPNQKIVSLVLSEAGAEVEVAVNGREALEKVAQGRYDLVLMDVHMPVMDGLEATRRIRALVGGDLPIVGLTADAYREDVRRCREAGMDGVLIKPIRRKEMVEEVRRLLSGRGGSEGEEDAREGIGAFVEEFGDLRERAFEILEGFLDEAERQWERIEGAWEGRDWEALHREVHALKGGAANLYARSLRDAALAAQEAARQHDEGRMPDLLDAVRRELSRLQEEIRTFLAGRGGGEPGG